In Pseudomonas sp. ADAK18, a single window of DNA contains:
- a CDS encoding PLP-dependent aminotransferase family protein, whose translation MPSLEPPLSFNPAGIELDRRQGLTRQLYQALRQRVLDGRLVGGTRLPASRDLAAALSISRNSVVRAYDQLYAEGFIEGRVGDGTYVAQLPTSEGAAKKLSTKLSTGFSTGLSPTLSTKSLNSTGISSSKVIHSPALARLENNHLPQPPAGPPRAFRVGVPAFDLFPFDVWAKLNAAFWRKPDLQQLCYGDPAGDERLRGLIAAYLRSSRGMQCTAEQIVITSGAQQGISLCAQLLVAPGDTVAIENPGYRAAGHAFAIAGAKLHGVAVDGEGIDCTALNMLNDCRLAYVTPSHQYPMGVVMSLARRLELLAWAERSGGWIIEDDYDGEYRYSGAPLAPLAALDRSGRVLYVGTFGKVAFPALRLGYLVLPPGLVDAFSQRRAVDVRHSEVSTQAVMAEFMAAGHFQRHIRRMRRAALSRRNALLAGWPADVPGMGNLPSVAAGLHLTVRVDSLAREDELQGQAREADVEVNGLSSYWLPDSSTPPDQRAGLVLGFAAVPEAAITDALARLHKAWLPR comes from the coding sequence GATCTGGCGGCTGCCTTGTCGATTTCCCGTAACAGCGTGGTGCGGGCCTACGATCAGCTCTATGCCGAAGGCTTTATCGAAGGACGGGTTGGTGATGGGACCTATGTGGCACAACTGCCGACAAGCGAGGGGGCGGCAAAAAAACTATCCACAAAACTATCCACAGGGTTTTCAACAGGCTTATCCCCAACCTTATCCACAAAATCATTAAATTCCACTGGGATTTCGTCCAGTAAAGTTATCCACAGTCCCGCTTTGGCACGGCTGGAAAACAACCATTTACCTCAGCCTCCCGCTGGCCCGCCGCGAGCTTTTCGCGTGGGCGTACCGGCCTTCGACCTGTTTCCGTTTGACGTCTGGGCCAAGCTGAATGCGGCTTTCTGGCGCAAGCCCGACCTGCAGCAACTGTGTTATGGCGACCCGGCGGGAGATGAGCGACTGCGTGGACTGATCGCTGCCTATTTGCGCAGTTCTCGAGGCATGCAGTGCACGGCTGAGCAAATAGTGATCACCAGTGGCGCGCAGCAGGGAATTAGCCTTTGTGCACAGTTGCTGGTGGCGCCTGGGGACACGGTAGCCATTGAAAACCCGGGCTATCGGGCGGCCGGGCATGCGTTCGCGATTGCGGGTGCGAAACTCCACGGCGTGGCGGTGGACGGTGAAGGCATCGACTGCACCGCACTGAACATGCTTAACGATTGTCGTCTGGCCTACGTCACGCCCTCCCACCAATACCCAATGGGGGTGGTGATGAGCCTGGCCCGACGCCTGGAATTACTGGCCTGGGCCGAGCGCAGCGGCGGCTGGATCATCGAGGATGACTATGACGGCGAGTACCGCTACAGCGGCGCTCCCCTGGCGCCGTTGGCAGCGTTGGACCGCAGCGGGCGGGTGCTCTACGTCGGCACCTTCGGCAAAGTCGCTTTTCCGGCGTTGCGCCTGGGTTACCTGGTATTGCCGCCAGGCCTGGTGGACGCCTTCTCCCAGCGCCGTGCCGTGGATGTGCGGCACTCGGAAGTCAGTACTCAGGCGGTAATGGCCGAGTTCATGGCGGCAGGGCATTTCCAGCGGCACATCCGCCGCATGCGCCGAGCGGCCTTGAGTCGGCGCAACGCCTTGCTGGCCGGTTGGCCCGCCGACGTGCCAGGCATGGGCAACCTGCCCAGTGTTGCGGCAGGTCTGCACCTGACAGTGAGGGTGGACAGCCTGGCCAGAGAAGATGAATTGCAGGGCCAGGCGCGCGAGGCTGATGTCGAGGTCAATGGTTTGAGCAGCTATTGGCTACCGGACTCCAGCACTCCACCGGATCAGCGTGCCGGCTTGGTGCTGGGGTTTGCCGCAGTGCCCGAGGCCGCTATCACTGATGCGCTGGCGCGGTTGCACAAGGCGTGGCTGCCCCGGTAG